Proteins co-encoded in one Methylobacterium sp. WL1 genomic window:
- a CDS encoding MucR family transcriptional regulator has translation MILEDTGPQVDSVRLAGEVVAAYISNNSVPVAELAGLIRAMHDTIASIASGSAASAAESQPEVAQPSPAQIRKSVQQDGLTSFVDGKTYKTLKRHLTANGLTPQTYCERYGLPADYPMVAPSYAEQRSALAKAIGLGQPGSHTEPREKARKAA, from the coding sequence ATGATACTAGAAGATACCGGACCTCAGGTTGATTCCGTCCGATTGGCTGGTGAGGTTGTCGCCGCGTACATCTCGAACAATTCCGTGCCGGTCGCTGAGTTGGCTGGTCTGATCCGAGCCATGCACGACACCATCGCTTCGATTGCTTCAGGTTCAGCTGCCAGTGCCGCCGAATCTCAGCCAGAAGTTGCACAACCATCTCCCGCCCAGATCCGCAAGTCGGTTCAGCAGGACGGTCTGACGAGCTTCGTCGATGGAAAGACATACAAGACGCTCAAGCGGCACCTGACCGCCAATGGGCTGACCCCGCAGACCTACTGCGAGCGCTACGGTCTTCCAGCCGACTACCCGATGGTCGCCCCCAGCTATGCCGAACAGCGTTCAGCGCTGGCCAAGGCGATCGGACTGGGGCAGCCCGGCTCACACACCGAGCCTCGTGAGAAGGCTCGCAAGGCAGCTTGA
- a CDS encoding MarR family transcriptional regulator, with the protein MSKKLDYLRQAYTHTLLLAGRQWRRAANGVVESHGLSDATALPLILIGRLDGEPRQNAVAEAVGIEGASLVRLLDQLCTAGLVVRKEDPTDRRAKMLSLTQAGQQTVAQMEAELNELREQVFSDVDTADLEASVRVFQALQKYIREFPNGMAREEAAE; encoded by the coding sequence ATGTCCAAGAAGCTCGATTATTTGCGCCAAGCCTACACCCATACCTTGCTGCTGGCCGGGCGACAGTGGCGGCGCGCAGCTAACGGCGTCGTAGAATCACATGGCCTCTCCGACGCGACCGCGCTCCCTCTCATTCTCATTGGCCGACTCGATGGCGAGCCGCGCCAGAACGCTGTGGCCGAGGCCGTCGGCATCGAAGGCGCATCGCTGGTGAGGTTGCTCGATCAGCTCTGCACGGCTGGACTGGTCGTGCGGAAGGAAGATCCGACGGATAGGCGCGCCAAGATGCTCAGCCTCACGCAGGCCGGGCAGCAGACCGTGGCGCAGATGGAAGCCGAACTCAACGAACTACGGGAGCAGGTGTTCTCCGACGTCGACACCGCTGATCTGGAAGCGAGCGTGAGGGTCTTCCAAGCGCTTCAGAAGTACATCCGTGAGTTCCCGAACGGCATGGCTCGCGAGGAGGCCGCAGAATGA
- a CDS encoding FUSC family protein: protein MTLPGWRDWAFSIKTFVAAVLAMYLAMWIDLPRPYWALGTVYITSQVLAGATRAKALYRVLGTLLGAVVSITLVPNLVNAPELLTLAIALWVSICLYFSLLDRTPRSYLMMLGGYTAALIGFPSVGEPGTMFDTAVARAEEITLGILCASLVNTIVLPQSVAPMISTRLDLWLRDARGWVADVLGRARQTRDTQAKRLKLASDAIAFDALATPLRYDMTGAERSVAAMATLRQHMLMFLPIVSAVADRVDALEQAKALPIRVRALLDDMAAWLASGATDPVAADRLRMAADAVDPVLHKNFAWPDLVLASLVARLRDFIDLRQDARLLQRHIVDGTPVRKELAFRYTAAARTIRHRDHGMALLSAVGVFLVVLLTCSIWIATGWPDGSGAPMMASVGCCFFAAQDDPAPSILGFANSAVLGAVVAAIYLFAVLPQATSFEMLALALAPALILCGVCMTQPRTAPMAMGAAVNGSAVIALQSSYTGDFAAFANSALSIIVGMWVATLVTRLVRSVGAGWSAHRLQAVNRRSLAQAAERHGAQSGLELAAIMLDRVGLLAPRLAALPPDDAEWTADLLAEVRIGVNVVELRRDRRQLSTEARTAVERLLGCMARHFGGRAALPPTELLVSLDAALDAVAIEPERPAHRAALLGLVGIRRGLFPEAPPYRPSLMAQTQAALAA, encoded by the coding sequence ATGACGCTCCCTGGCTGGCGCGACTGGGCGTTCTCGATCAAGACCTTCGTGGCGGCGGTGCTGGCGATGTATCTCGCCATGTGGATCGACCTGCCTCGGCCCTACTGGGCGCTGGGCACCGTTTACATCACCAGCCAGGTGCTGGCCGGTGCGACTCGGGCCAAGGCCCTCTACCGGGTCCTGGGCACCCTGCTGGGCGCTGTCGTCAGCATCACCCTCGTGCCGAACCTCGTCAATGCGCCTGAGCTTCTGACGCTCGCTATCGCGCTCTGGGTGTCGATCTGCCTGTACTTCTCGCTGCTCGACCGCACCCCCCGCAGCTATCTGATGATGCTCGGCGGCTACACGGCGGCCCTGATCGGCTTCCCGAGCGTGGGCGAACCGGGGACGATGTTCGACACCGCGGTGGCCCGCGCCGAGGAGATCACGCTCGGCATCCTGTGCGCCAGCCTCGTCAATACGATCGTATTGCCCCAGTCCGTGGCGCCGATGATATCCACGCGCCTGGATCTCTGGCTGCGCGACGCGCGCGGTTGGGTTGCCGACGTGCTCGGCCGTGCGCGTCAGACGAGAGACACTCAAGCCAAGCGGCTCAAGCTCGCCTCGGACGCCATCGCCTTCGACGCCCTGGCGACGCCGTTGCGCTACGACATGACCGGCGCCGAGCGCTCTGTCGCCGCCATGGCGACGCTGCGCCAGCACATGCTGATGTTTCTGCCGATCGTTTCGGCGGTCGCAGACCGAGTCGATGCCCTGGAGCAAGCCAAGGCGCTTCCGATCCGCGTGCGCGCCCTCCTCGACGATATGGCTGCGTGGCTCGCCTCTGGGGCGACCGACCCCGTCGCGGCTGACCGGCTGCGGATGGCAGCCGACGCGGTCGATCCGGTCCTTCACAAAAACTTCGCCTGGCCGGACCTGGTGCTCGCCAGCTTGGTGGCGCGCCTGCGCGACTTCATCGACCTGCGCCAGGATGCCAGGCTCCTGCAAAGGCACATCGTCGACGGGACGCCCGTTAGAAAGGAACTCGCCTTTCGCTATACCGCCGCCGCGCGCACGATCCGTCACCGTGACCATGGCATGGCGCTTCTGTCCGCGGTCGGCGTGTTCCTTGTCGTCCTGCTCACCTGCTCGATCTGGATCGCGACCGGTTGGCCGGATGGCTCCGGCGCGCCGATGATGGCGTCGGTCGGCTGCTGCTTCTTCGCCGCGCAGGACGACCCTGCACCGTCCATCCTTGGCTTCGCCAACTCGGCCGTGCTCGGCGCCGTCGTCGCCGCCATCTACCTGTTCGCGGTTCTGCCGCAGGCCACGAGCTTCGAGATGCTGGCCCTGGCGCTGGCGCCGGCGCTCATCCTGTGCGGAGTCTGCATGACGCAGCCGCGGACGGCGCCGATGGCGATGGGTGCTGCGGTCAACGGTTCGGCCGTGATCGCGCTCCAGAGCAGCTACACCGGCGACTTCGCTGCCTTCGCCAACTCTGCGCTCTCGATCATCGTCGGGATGTGGGTCGCCACGCTGGTGACACGCCTCGTCCGGTCGGTCGGGGCCGGGTGGTCGGCGCACCGCCTCCAGGCCGTGAACCGGCGCAGCCTCGCCCAGGCCGCCGAGCGTCACGGCGCGCAGAGCGGTCTGGAGCTCGCCGCCATCATGCTGGACCGCGTCGGACTGCTCGCTCCGCGTCTCGCAGCCTTACCGCCGGATGATGCGGAATGGACGGCCGATCTGCTCGCCGAGGTGCGGATCGGGGTGAACGTGGTCGAACTGCGCCGCGACCGCCGGCAGCTCTCGACGGAAGCCAGGACCGCGGTCGAGCGGCTCCTTGGCTGCATGGCGCGGCACTTCGGCGGCCGCGCGGCTCTCCCGCCCACCGAACTCCTGGTGTCCCTCGATGCGGCGCTCGACGCGGTGGCGATTGAACCGGAGCGCCCGGCACATCGAGCGGCGCTCCTCGGGCTTGTCGGCATCCGCCGCGGGCTGTTTCCCGAGGCTCCTCCCTATCGGCCGAGTCTGATGGCCCAAACCCAGGCGGCGCTTGCGGCATGA
- a CDS encoding DUF1656 domain-containing protein, giving the protein MTGELDIYGVFVPSLGAWMILAFLISLPLRRMLALTGFYRLVWHRPLFDLALYVVLLGCVVTVGQPLIS; this is encoded by the coding sequence ATGACCGGCGAACTCGACATCTACGGCGTCTTCGTCCCGAGCCTCGGGGCCTGGATGATCCTCGCCTTCTTGATCAGCCTGCCCCTGCGCCGGATGCTCGCACTGACAGGCTTCTACCGGCTGGTCTGGCACCGGCCGCTGTTCGACCTCGCGCTCTACGTCGTCCTGCTGGGCTGTGTTGTCACGGTCGGGCAGCCCCTGATCTCCTGA
- a CDS encoding IS3 family transposase (programmed frameshift), which produces MGRKKHTAEEIVAKLRQVDVLVSQGRKVAEAIRSIEVTEVTYYRWRSEYGGLKGDQVKRLKSLETENLRLRRAISDLTLEKLILKEAAFGKLLSPARRRACVDYVVAEHGVSERFACRVLGQHRSTQRKVAVMVEDEAALTAAIVALALQYGRYGYRRITAMLRRDGWTVNVKRVERIWRREGLKVPARQPKRSRLWLNDGSCLRLRPERPDHVWSYDFVEHRTHNGRKYRMLNVIDEFTRECLAIRVSRKLKALDVIDVLSDLFSLRGVPGHIRSDNGPEFIAKAVQDWIAAVGSATAYIEPGSPWENGYCESFNAKLRDELLNGEVFYTLKEASVVIEQWRRHYNSIRPHSSLGYQPPAPEVVIWPTEPSGSGPLAHPAIVTRPTMH; this is translated from the exons ATGGGACGGAAGAAGCATACGGCTGAAGAGATCGTCGCTAAGCTGCGGCAGGTCGATGTCCTGGTCTCGCAGGGTCGCAAGGTTGCTGAAGCAATCCGGTCGATCGAGGTGACCGAGGTTACGTATTACCGTTGGCGTTCCGAGTACGGCGGTCTGAAGGGTGATCAGGTCAAGCGGCTGAAGTCCTTGGAGACGGAGAACCTGCGTCTGCGTCGGGCGATCTCGGACCTGACGCTGGAGAAGCTCATTTTGAAGGAGGCAGCTT TCGGGAAACTTCTGAGCCCGGCTCGCCGCCGGGCTTGTGTCGACTACGTCGTTGCCGAGCACGGTGTGTCCGAACGCTTCGCTTGCCGTGTCCTGGGTCAGCATCGTTCGACGCAGCGCAAAGTCGCCGTGATGGTCGAGGACGAGGCTGCTTTGACGGCTGCTATCGTCGCCCTGGCTCTGCAGTATGGGCGCTACGGCTACCGTCGGATCACCGCGATGCTCCGGCGCGATGGCTGGACGGTGAACGTGAAGCGGGTCGAACGGATCTGGCGCCGCGAGGGCCTCAAGGTTCCCGCTCGCCAGCCGAAGCGGTCGCGCCTCTGGCTCAACGACGGCTCCTGCCTTCGCTTACGGCCCGAGCGTCCCGACCACGTCTGGTCCTACGACTTCGTCGAGCACCGCACGCACAATGGACGCAAGTACCGGATGCTGAACGTCATCGACGAGTTCACACGCGAGTGCCTGGCCATCCGCGTATCTCGTAAGCTGAAGGCATTGGACGTGATCGATGTACTCTCGGACCTGTTCAGCCTGCGCGGGGTGCCAGGGCATATCCGCTCGGACAACGGGCCGGAGTTCATCGCCAAGGCCGTTCAGGACTGGATCGCGGCGGTTGGATCAGCGACCGCCTACATCGAGCCGGGCAGTCCGTGGGAGAACGGCTATTGCGAGAGCTTCAACGCGAAGCTGCGGGATGAACTTCTCAACGGCGAGGTGTTCTACACCCTCAAAGAGGCCAGCGTCGTGATCGAGCAATGGCGGAGGCACTACAACAGCATCCGGCCACACTCCTCACTCGGCTACCAGCCACCTGCGCCCGAGGTCGTCATCTGGCCAACCGAACCGAGCGGCTCAGGGCCGCTCGCTCACCCCGCCATCGTCACGCGACCGACGATGCACTAA